Below is a window of Stygiolobus azoricus DNA.
CGTAAGAGGTGTTGATATAAACGCTGATAATAATATTAAGTCCTTACTTAGTCAGGATTATGAGGATTATGAGGTTATTTATGTTGTGGATGAGCTAAGAGACCCGATTGTAGACGTATTGAAGAAATATAACGTTAAGATTGTAGTTTCCGAGGAAACTTGTTCCCATTGCAGTGGTAAAATTAGGGCACAACTGACCGGTTTAAAATACGCTAAAGGAGATATAATCGTCTTTGCAGACTCGGATACGTATTATCCTAAAAACTGGTTAAAAGATCTGGTTTCACCCTTATCAAACTACGTTGCTACTACAGTTTTCTCATGGCCTAAGCCATATAGACTCAGTATAAAAAACCTAATAAGGGCAGGATTTTGGACTTTCGGTTTTGAGTCACAAGCGATTGGTGGAACTTTTCTTTGGGGAGGTTCTATGGCTTTCAGAAGGGATTTCTTTAACAATGATGTTATGGAAGACCTTAAGACACAGTGGTGCGACGATTGTACCCTATCTAGGTTAGCAAAGGAAAGAGGCAAAATAGGTTTCGTATTTAATGCTATGCCTTTAAACGTTTTCGATGAAAAAGACTTACTCAGATGGGCCAAAAGACAGATACTAACGGTCAGAATGTATTCTAACAAAGGATACAAAGGGTTCTTAATAGTAGCTTTCTTCTTCTCACTTTTTATCTTCTTGTTCTTTCTAACCAATAACGATTTTTTCCTTACACCAATGTTGATATGGATAATAAAGAATTTAATAAGAGGAAGTTTTACGATAGGTATCACTAATTCTATTATACCGTCAATTATGTCAGTCCCAGCAATTTTCTTCACTTTGGCAGTAGCAGTATTAGCTTACAAGGAAAAGAATATATTTTGGCGAGGCAAAGTTTACAAATTGTGATTAAGTGGAAAATTATATTACTGATATCAATTCTCTTGCTGATAATTAGTATCGGAGTTGGTGACTATCTTATTTATCATTATGAAGAAAAAATTACAGTACCTCCTAACTCCTCAATAGTAGTGACGAGTGCTGATATGTTAGTCCAAGGACAGCCTCCTGCTCTAGCTCCTGCTAGCCTTCAAGAAATAGGTAAGGTTCAAAACAACAATCAAGTAGACAATATTTATAGCGTATCACAAGCTACAATAACTAATACACATACAACATCATTTACAGTATTACTAATTCATACTTCTGTATTATTAGAGGTGGATTTCGTCATATTAGGAGTTGGATTACTACTTTTCATAATCTCTGCATTAGGTCTGGTTTACGTTAAGTTTGTGAAAAAGACATAAGATCTAACAATCTTAAGTTATGAATGAGTGTTGAGGCACGAAATACCTTTAAATTTTCTTTTCTTCTTTAGCTAATTCCGTTGCTATTTTAAATAGTTCAGGATACATTTCACTTAGACCTTTCTCTAGGGCTTCTTTAGCTACTTTGCTCATTTTAAAGCTAGGTACCGTGTGATAGAGGTACTGAAGCACTAAAAATGCTTGGTAGCTCCATACACCGATCTTAGGATCCTTTTGAATGAACTCTCTCATTTTCTCCTTTATTTCAAGCGATTTATCCTTATCGAATTTTACATCTGGAGACTTATCTTCCTTGTTGGAACTATTTAATTCTTGTGTAGAGTTCCCTTCTATTTTACTTACATCTTTTGTCTCAACAACTTGTTTAACTTCGGTTTCTGAATTTTCTTTTTTTACCTCATTGCTCCCAATGTCACTTTTTTTCCTTTTTATAATGAGATCTAACTCACTCATCACTCGATCACCATCTTAGCTAACTTTTCGTAAAGGCTTCCTAACTTAGGTTTCTTGACTCTGAACTCTTCATACCTAATTGCCGGAACACCGAGTCTAGTGGCTTCAGAGAATAGTTTAGATTGAGGTATTGCAATATCTATACTCTTCACTGCAGAATAATCAACATTTACAGCCTTCTTACTCATGTTAGTTACAGCGAAGGCTTTTTTGTTAAGACTTACGAGTCTAGAGTCAAGATTTTTTGCCGCCTCGAGCACTAATGGCTGGGGGGTTATCGGCGTAACGATCTTATCTGCCGCCATCATAGCTGATACTGACAACGTACCTAAGTTTGGAGGCGTATCTATAACTAGGTAGTCAAAAGATTCGGCTATCTTACGTAGAGTAGAGACGGTAGACTCAATATCTCCGTTGAGTTCTACCTTTAATAGCCCAATATGGGCAGGGAACATCTCGACGTTAAAAATATTTACGCTTTTACCTCCTAGGGGATAATCTTTCTTTTCCCTTTTTATTCCAAAGGATACAGTGGCCCCTCCCTCAGGATCCAAATCTATTAACGCTGTATTTTTGGTTTTAGCCAAAGTATAAGCGAGATTTACGGAGGTAGTGGTCTTACCAACCCCACCCTTTTGGTTAATGACTGTTATTATCATGTCTAGACTCTTATCTTCGTAGTCTTTAATTCTGATTCTTCTCATAATACTTCTTAGTCTAAAAGGGTAAGAGAAGAGTGAAGCAAAAAGAC
It encodes the following:
- a CDS encoding glycosyltransferase → MLIYVVLLTLPIMADILLLYQIVKEIKLKRSVRGDFKGKVSVIVPVRGVDINADNNIKSLLSQDYEDYEVIYVVDELRDPIVDVLKKYNVKIVVSEETCSHCSGKIRAQLTGLKYAKGDIIVFADSDTYYPKNWLKDLVSPLSNYVATTVFSWPKPYRLSIKNLIRAGFWTFGFESQAIGGTFLWGGSMAFRRDFFNNDVMEDLKTQWCDDCTLSRLAKERGKIGFVFNAMPLNVFDEKDLLRWAKRQILTVRMYSNKGYKGFLIVAFFFSLFIFLFFLTNNDFFLTPMLIWIIKNLIRGSFTIGITNSIIPSIMSVPAIFFTLAVAVLAYKEKNIFWRGKVYKL
- a CDS encoding ParA family protein → MIITVINQKGGVGKTTTSVNLAYTLAKTKNTALIDLDPEGGATVSFGIKREKKDYPLGGKSVNIFNVEMFPAHIGLLKVELNGDIESTVSTLRKIAESFDYLVIDTPPNLGTLSVSAMMAADKIVTPITPQPLVLEAAKNLDSRLVSLNKKAFAVTNMSKKAVNVDYSAVKSIDIAIPQSKLFSEATRLGVPAIRYEEFRVKKPKLGSLYEKLAKMVIE